One Osmerus mordax isolate fOsmMor3 chromosome 25, fOsmMor3.pri, whole genome shotgun sequence DNA window includes the following coding sequences:
- the clcn5a gene encoding H(+)/Cl(-) exchange transporter 5 isoform X3: MDNSSYCTESLNSALSGTKSGSSYDDMVEITGATLDFSVTEDVQSLDRDEDGVEGVPRLLELLDEPVPGLGTYEDFNTIDWVREKTKDRDRHREGAAAYIVNYLLYVSWALLFSFLAVTLVRAFAPYACGSGIPEIKTILSGFIIRGYLGKWTLVVKTVTLVLAVSSGLSLGKEGPLVHVACCCGNILCHLFTKYRKNEAKRREVLSAAAAVGVSVAFGAPIGGVLFSLEEVSYYFPLKTLWRSFFAALVAAFTLRSINPFGDSRLVLFYVEFHTPWHLLELIPFVLLGVFGGIWGAMFIRANIAWCRRRKTTWLGRYPVLEVLVVTAVTGLVAFPNPYTRGSTSELISELFNDCGLLDSSQLCNYDNVNVTRVSNRLPDRPAGRGVYTAMWQLALALVFKMLITVVTFGMKVPSGLFIPSMAVGAIAGRLLGIGMEQLALYHHDWLVFQGWCSPGADCITPGLYAMVGAASCLGGVTRMTVSLVVIMFELTGGLEYIVPLMAAAMTSKWVADALGKEGIYEAHIRLNGYPFLEPKEEFSHKTLAMDVMRPRHGDPPLSVLTQDGMSVQEAEELVASTAYSGFPVVVSRESQRLVGFVLRRDLVISIDSARQRQEGVVSSSRIFFTEHPPPQPPGSPPPLKLRSILDLGPLTLTDHTAMDIVVDIFRKLGLRQCLVTHNGRLLGIITKKDILKHLASMANRDPDSILFN; encoded by the exons ATGGACAACTCGAGCTACTGCACCGAGAGCTTGAACAGTGCGTTGAGCGGCACGAAGAGCGGCAGCAGCTACGACGATATGGTGGAGATAACCGGAGCCACGCTGGACTTTTCCGTCACCGAAGACGTGCAGTCTCTCGACAGGGACG AAGATGGTGTAGAGGGGGTCCCcaggctgctggagctgctggacgAGCCTGTCCCAGGCCTGGGGACGTATGAGGACTTCAACACCATCGACTGGGTCAGAGAGAAGACCAAGGATCGGGACCGACACAGAgag ggtgcAGCAGCTTACATAGTGAACTACCTGCTGTATGTGAGCTGggctctgctcttctccttcctGGCCGTCACCCTGGTCCGAGCCTTCGCCCCCTACGCCTGTGGATCTGGGATacctgag atcaaGACCATCCTTAGCGGCTTCATTATCCGCGGCTACCTGGGGAAGTGGACCCTGGTGGTGAAGACGGTGACCCTGGTGCTGGCCGTGTCGTCGGGGCTGAGCCTGGGGAAGGAGGGGCCCCTGGTCCACGTAGCCTGCTGCTGCGGGAACATCCTCTGCCACCTGTTCACCAAGTACCGCAAGAACGAGGCCAAGAGacgagag gtgctgtCTGCGGCAGCTGCTGTGGGAGTGTCTGTAGCGTTTGGAGCACCAATAGGAGGAGTTCTCTtcagcctggaggag GTGAGTTACTACTTCCCCCTGAAGACTCTGTGGCGGTCATTCTTCGCCGCGCTGGTGGCGGCATTCACACTGCGCAGCATCAACCCGTTCGGGGACAGCCGCCTGGTGCTGTTCTACGTTGAGTTCCACACCCCCTGGCACCTGCTGGAGCTCATCCCCTTCGTGCTGCTGGGGGTGTTCGGGGGCATCTGGGGGGCAATGTTCATCCGTGCCAACATCGCCTGGTGTAGGCGCCGCAAGACCACCTGGCTAGGCCGCTATCCTGTCCTGGAG GTGCTGGTGGTGACGGCGGTGACAGGACTGGTGGCGTTCCCTAACCCCTACACGCGCGGCTCAACCAGCGAGCTGATCTCCGAGCTCTTCAATGACTGCGGCCTGCTCGACTCCTCCCAGCTCTGTAACTACGACAACGTCAACGTGACGCGCGTCAGCAACAGGCTTCCTGATAGGCCGGCCGGGAGGGGGGTGTACACCGCCATGTGGCAGCTGGCTCTCGCACTGGTCTTTAAGATGCTCATCACCGTGGTTACCTTCGGCATGAAG gtgcCTTCGGGTCTATTCATCCCTAGCATGGCAGTGGGCGCCATCGCGGGGCGGTTGCTAGGCATTGGCATGGAGCAGCTGGCGTTGTACCACCATGATTGGCTGGTGTTCCAAGGTTGGTGCTCCCCCGGAGCCGACTGTATCACACCAGGCCTGTACGCTATGGTGGGGGCCGCTTCTTGTTTGG GCGGCGTGACCAGGATGACCGTTTCCCTGGTGGTCATCATGTTCGAGCTGACGGGCGGCCTGGAGTACATCGTGCCCCTCATGGCCGCCGCCATGACCAGCAAGTGGGTGGCGGACGCCCTGGGCAAGGAGGGCATCTACGAGGCGCACATCCGCCTCAACGGCTACCCCTTCCTGGAGCCCAAGGAGGAGTTCAGCCACAAGACCCTGGCCATGGACGTGATGCGGCCGCGCCACGGCGACCCACCGCTGTCCGTGCTCACGCAGGATGGGATGAGCGTGCAGGAGGCGGAGGAGCTGGTGGCCAGCACGGCCTACAGCGGTTTCCCCGTGGTCGTGTCCCGCGAGTCCCAGCGGCTGGTCGGCTTCGTGCTGCGCAGGGACCTGGTCATTTCTATag ATAGCGCCCGGCAGCGTCAGGAGGGCGTGGTCAGCTCGTCGCGCATCTTCTTCACGGAGCacccgcccccccagccccccgggaGCCCCCCCCCGCTGAAGCTGCGCAGCATCCTGGACCTGGGCCCCCTCACTCTCACCGACCACACCGCCATGGACATCGTGGTGGACATCTTCAGGAAGCTGGGCCTGAGACAGTGCCTTGTCACTCACAACGG GCGTCTGCTGGGCATCATCACTAAGAAGGACATCCTAAAACACCTGGCGTCCATGGCCAACAGAGACCCAGACTCCATCCTCTTCAACTGA
- the clcn5a gene encoding H(+)/Cl(-) exchange transporter 5 isoform X2: MDNSSYCTESLNSALSGTKSGSSYDDMVEITGATLDFSVTEDVQSLDRDDGVEGVPRLLELLDEPVPGLGTYEDFNTIDWVREKTKDRDRHREIASKSKESTWALVKSVCDAFSGWLLMLLIGLMSGALAGGIDISAHWMTDLKEGVCLSGFWFNREHCCWGSNHTTFQDREQCPQWTSWAQLLTGSTEGAAAYIVNYLLYVSWALLFSFLAVTLVRAFAPYACGSGIPEIKTILSGFIIRGYLGKWTLVVKTVTLVLAVSSGLSLGKEGPLVHVACCCGNILCHLFTKYRKNEAKRREVLSAAAAVGVSVAFGAPIGGVLFSLEEVSYYFPLKTLWRSFFAALVAAFTLRSINPFGDSRLVLFYVEFHTPWHLLELIPFVLLGVFGGIWGAMFIRANIAWCRRRKTTWLGRYPVLEVLVVTAVTGLVAFPNPYTRGSTSELISELFNDCGLLDSSQLCNYDNVNVTRVSNRLPDRPAGRGVYTAMWQLALALVFKMLITVVTFGMKVPSGLFIPSMAVGAIAGRLLGIGMEQLALYHHDWLVFQGWCSPGADCITPGLYAMVGAASCLGGVTRMTVSLVVIMFELTGGLEYIVPLMAAAMTSKWVADALGKEGIYEAHIRLNGYPFLEPKEEFSHKTLAMDVMRPRHGDPPLSVLTQDGMSVQEAEELVASTAYSGFPVVVSRESQRLVGFVLRRDLVISIDSARQRQEGVVSSSRIFFTEHPPPQPPGSPPPLKLRSILDLGPLTLTDHTAMDIVVDIFRKLGLRQCLVTHNGRLLGIITKKDILKHLASMANRDPDSILFN, from the exons ATGGACAACTCGAGCTACTGCACCGAGAGCTTGAACAGTGCGTTGAGCGGCACGAAGAGCGGCAGCAGCTACGACGATATGGTGGAGATAACCGGAGCCACGCTGGACTTTTCCGTCACCGAAGACGTGCAGTCTCTCGACAGGGACG ATGGTGTAGAGGGGGTCCCcaggctgctggagctgctggacgAGCCTGTCCCAGGCCTGGGGACGTATGAGGACTTCAACACCATCGACTGGGTCAGAGAGAAGACCAAGGATCGGGACCGACACAGAgag attGCCAGTAAGAGTAAGGAGTCTACTTGGGCGCtggtgaagagtgtgtgtgatgctttCTCTGGATGGCTGCTTATGCTGCTCATAGGACTCATGTCAg GGGCGCTGGCGGGAGGGATCGACATCTCGGCTCATTGGATGACAGACCTGAAGGAGGGCGTGTGTTTGAGTGGGTTCTGGTTCAACAGAGAGCACTGCTGCTGGGGCTCCAACCACACCACCTTCCAAGACCGGGAACAGTGCCCCCAGTGGACCTCCTGGGCACAGCTGCTCACAGGCTCCACGGAg ggtgcAGCAGCTTACATAGTGAACTACCTGCTGTATGTGAGCTGggctctgctcttctccttcctGGCCGTCACCCTGGTCCGAGCCTTCGCCCCCTACGCCTGTGGATCTGGGATacctgag atcaaGACCATCCTTAGCGGCTTCATTATCCGCGGCTACCTGGGGAAGTGGACCCTGGTGGTGAAGACGGTGACCCTGGTGCTGGCCGTGTCGTCGGGGCTGAGCCTGGGGAAGGAGGGGCCCCTGGTCCACGTAGCCTGCTGCTGCGGGAACATCCTCTGCCACCTGTTCACCAAGTACCGCAAGAACGAGGCCAAGAGacgagag gtgctgtCTGCGGCAGCTGCTGTGGGAGTGTCTGTAGCGTTTGGAGCACCAATAGGAGGAGTTCTCTtcagcctggaggag GTGAGTTACTACTTCCCCCTGAAGACTCTGTGGCGGTCATTCTTCGCCGCGCTGGTGGCGGCATTCACACTGCGCAGCATCAACCCGTTCGGGGACAGCCGCCTGGTGCTGTTCTACGTTGAGTTCCACACCCCCTGGCACCTGCTGGAGCTCATCCCCTTCGTGCTGCTGGGGGTGTTCGGGGGCATCTGGGGGGCAATGTTCATCCGTGCCAACATCGCCTGGTGTAGGCGCCGCAAGACCACCTGGCTAGGCCGCTATCCTGTCCTGGAG GTGCTGGTGGTGACGGCGGTGACAGGACTGGTGGCGTTCCCTAACCCCTACACGCGCGGCTCAACCAGCGAGCTGATCTCCGAGCTCTTCAATGACTGCGGCCTGCTCGACTCCTCCCAGCTCTGTAACTACGACAACGTCAACGTGACGCGCGTCAGCAACAGGCTTCCTGATAGGCCGGCCGGGAGGGGGGTGTACACCGCCATGTGGCAGCTGGCTCTCGCACTGGTCTTTAAGATGCTCATCACCGTGGTTACCTTCGGCATGAAG gtgcCTTCGGGTCTATTCATCCCTAGCATGGCAGTGGGCGCCATCGCGGGGCGGTTGCTAGGCATTGGCATGGAGCAGCTGGCGTTGTACCACCATGATTGGCTGGTGTTCCAAGGTTGGTGCTCCCCCGGAGCCGACTGTATCACACCAGGCCTGTACGCTATGGTGGGGGCCGCTTCTTGTTTGG GCGGCGTGACCAGGATGACCGTTTCCCTGGTGGTCATCATGTTCGAGCTGACGGGCGGCCTGGAGTACATCGTGCCCCTCATGGCCGCCGCCATGACCAGCAAGTGGGTGGCGGACGCCCTGGGCAAGGAGGGCATCTACGAGGCGCACATCCGCCTCAACGGCTACCCCTTCCTGGAGCCCAAGGAGGAGTTCAGCCACAAGACCCTGGCCATGGACGTGATGCGGCCGCGCCACGGCGACCCACCGCTGTCCGTGCTCACGCAGGATGGGATGAGCGTGCAGGAGGCGGAGGAGCTGGTGGCCAGCACGGCCTACAGCGGTTTCCCCGTGGTCGTGTCCCGCGAGTCCCAGCGGCTGGTCGGCTTCGTGCTGCGCAGGGACCTGGTCATTTCTATag ATAGCGCCCGGCAGCGTCAGGAGGGCGTGGTCAGCTCGTCGCGCATCTTCTTCACGGAGCacccgcccccccagccccccgggaGCCCCCCCCCGCTGAAGCTGCGCAGCATCCTGGACCTGGGCCCCCTCACTCTCACCGACCACACCGCCATGGACATCGTGGTGGACATCTTCAGGAAGCTGGGCCTGAGACAGTGCCTTGTCACTCACAACGG GCGTCTGCTGGGCATCATCACTAAGAAGGACATCCTAAAACACCTGGCGTCCATGGCCAACAGAGACCCAGACTCCATCCTCTTCAACTGA
- the clcn5a gene encoding H(+)/Cl(-) exchange transporter 5 isoform X1 yields MDNSSYCTESLNSALSGTKSGSSYDDMVEITGATLDFSVTEDVQSLDRDEDGVEGVPRLLELLDEPVPGLGTYEDFNTIDWVREKTKDRDRHREIASKSKESTWALVKSVCDAFSGWLLMLLIGLMSGALAGGIDISAHWMTDLKEGVCLSGFWFNREHCCWGSNHTTFQDREQCPQWTSWAQLLTGSTEGAAAYIVNYLLYVSWALLFSFLAVTLVRAFAPYACGSGIPEIKTILSGFIIRGYLGKWTLVVKTVTLVLAVSSGLSLGKEGPLVHVACCCGNILCHLFTKYRKNEAKRREVLSAAAAVGVSVAFGAPIGGVLFSLEEVSYYFPLKTLWRSFFAALVAAFTLRSINPFGDSRLVLFYVEFHTPWHLLELIPFVLLGVFGGIWGAMFIRANIAWCRRRKTTWLGRYPVLEVLVVTAVTGLVAFPNPYTRGSTSELISELFNDCGLLDSSQLCNYDNVNVTRVSNRLPDRPAGRGVYTAMWQLALALVFKMLITVVTFGMKVPSGLFIPSMAVGAIAGRLLGIGMEQLALYHHDWLVFQGWCSPGADCITPGLYAMVGAASCLGGVTRMTVSLVVIMFELTGGLEYIVPLMAAAMTSKWVADALGKEGIYEAHIRLNGYPFLEPKEEFSHKTLAMDVMRPRHGDPPLSVLTQDGMSVQEAEELVASTAYSGFPVVVSRESQRLVGFVLRRDLVISIDSARQRQEGVVSSSRIFFTEHPPPQPPGSPPPLKLRSILDLGPLTLTDHTAMDIVVDIFRKLGLRQCLVTHNGRLLGIITKKDILKHLASMANRDPDSILFN; encoded by the exons ATGGACAACTCGAGCTACTGCACCGAGAGCTTGAACAGTGCGTTGAGCGGCACGAAGAGCGGCAGCAGCTACGACGATATGGTGGAGATAACCGGAGCCACGCTGGACTTTTCCGTCACCGAAGACGTGCAGTCTCTCGACAGGGACG AAGATGGTGTAGAGGGGGTCCCcaggctgctggagctgctggacgAGCCTGTCCCAGGCCTGGGGACGTATGAGGACTTCAACACCATCGACTGGGTCAGAGAGAAGACCAAGGATCGGGACCGACACAGAgag attGCCAGTAAGAGTAAGGAGTCTACTTGGGCGCtggtgaagagtgtgtgtgatgctttCTCTGGATGGCTGCTTATGCTGCTCATAGGACTCATGTCAg GGGCGCTGGCGGGAGGGATCGACATCTCGGCTCATTGGATGACAGACCTGAAGGAGGGCGTGTGTTTGAGTGGGTTCTGGTTCAACAGAGAGCACTGCTGCTGGGGCTCCAACCACACCACCTTCCAAGACCGGGAACAGTGCCCCCAGTGGACCTCCTGGGCACAGCTGCTCACAGGCTCCACGGAg ggtgcAGCAGCTTACATAGTGAACTACCTGCTGTATGTGAGCTGggctctgctcttctccttcctGGCCGTCACCCTGGTCCGAGCCTTCGCCCCCTACGCCTGTGGATCTGGGATacctgag atcaaGACCATCCTTAGCGGCTTCATTATCCGCGGCTACCTGGGGAAGTGGACCCTGGTGGTGAAGACGGTGACCCTGGTGCTGGCCGTGTCGTCGGGGCTGAGCCTGGGGAAGGAGGGGCCCCTGGTCCACGTAGCCTGCTGCTGCGGGAACATCCTCTGCCACCTGTTCACCAAGTACCGCAAGAACGAGGCCAAGAGacgagag gtgctgtCTGCGGCAGCTGCTGTGGGAGTGTCTGTAGCGTTTGGAGCACCAATAGGAGGAGTTCTCTtcagcctggaggag GTGAGTTACTACTTCCCCCTGAAGACTCTGTGGCGGTCATTCTTCGCCGCGCTGGTGGCGGCATTCACACTGCGCAGCATCAACCCGTTCGGGGACAGCCGCCTGGTGCTGTTCTACGTTGAGTTCCACACCCCCTGGCACCTGCTGGAGCTCATCCCCTTCGTGCTGCTGGGGGTGTTCGGGGGCATCTGGGGGGCAATGTTCATCCGTGCCAACATCGCCTGGTGTAGGCGCCGCAAGACCACCTGGCTAGGCCGCTATCCTGTCCTGGAG GTGCTGGTGGTGACGGCGGTGACAGGACTGGTGGCGTTCCCTAACCCCTACACGCGCGGCTCAACCAGCGAGCTGATCTCCGAGCTCTTCAATGACTGCGGCCTGCTCGACTCCTCCCAGCTCTGTAACTACGACAACGTCAACGTGACGCGCGTCAGCAACAGGCTTCCTGATAGGCCGGCCGGGAGGGGGGTGTACACCGCCATGTGGCAGCTGGCTCTCGCACTGGTCTTTAAGATGCTCATCACCGTGGTTACCTTCGGCATGAAG gtgcCTTCGGGTCTATTCATCCCTAGCATGGCAGTGGGCGCCATCGCGGGGCGGTTGCTAGGCATTGGCATGGAGCAGCTGGCGTTGTACCACCATGATTGGCTGGTGTTCCAAGGTTGGTGCTCCCCCGGAGCCGACTGTATCACACCAGGCCTGTACGCTATGGTGGGGGCCGCTTCTTGTTTGG GCGGCGTGACCAGGATGACCGTTTCCCTGGTGGTCATCATGTTCGAGCTGACGGGCGGCCTGGAGTACATCGTGCCCCTCATGGCCGCCGCCATGACCAGCAAGTGGGTGGCGGACGCCCTGGGCAAGGAGGGCATCTACGAGGCGCACATCCGCCTCAACGGCTACCCCTTCCTGGAGCCCAAGGAGGAGTTCAGCCACAAGACCCTGGCCATGGACGTGATGCGGCCGCGCCACGGCGACCCACCGCTGTCCGTGCTCACGCAGGATGGGATGAGCGTGCAGGAGGCGGAGGAGCTGGTGGCCAGCACGGCCTACAGCGGTTTCCCCGTGGTCGTGTCCCGCGAGTCCCAGCGGCTGGTCGGCTTCGTGCTGCGCAGGGACCTGGTCATTTCTATag ATAGCGCCCGGCAGCGTCAGGAGGGCGTGGTCAGCTCGTCGCGCATCTTCTTCACGGAGCacccgcccccccagccccccgggaGCCCCCCCCCGCTGAAGCTGCGCAGCATCCTGGACCTGGGCCCCCTCACTCTCACCGACCACACCGCCATGGACATCGTGGTGGACATCTTCAGGAAGCTGGGCCTGAGACAGTGCCTTGTCACTCACAACGG GCGTCTGCTGGGCATCATCACTAAGAAGGACATCCTAAAACACCTGGCGTCCATGGCCAACAGAGACCCAGACTCCATCCTCTTCAACTGA